A single window of Rhizobium sp. SL42 DNA harbors:
- a CDS encoding quaternary amine ABC transporter ATP-binding protein, whose amino-acid sequence MASHGIEIRGLYKIFGPRGEDYIEAAKAGISKSELNEKHGHVLGLKDINISMPAGGITVVMGLSGSGKSTLIRHINRLIEPTAGEVLYDNVDVCRMTQLELRDFRRQKTAMVFQKFALLPHRTVLENTVYGLDIQGMDRSKSEAIGRRWIERVGLTGFEKHYPNQLSGGMQQRVGLARALSNDADILLMDEAYSALDPLIRVDMQTVLLDLQQELKKTVVFITHDLDEALRLGDKIAILRDGEVIQQGSGQEIVLKPADDYISSFVKEVNRGRVIRVDTIMSPFVGAAEGIAIPRSTVLESAAKLMIEVNQTSAKVVDDRGAPIGMIDLQQIISSMVTPVNHEEKPLAAA is encoded by the coding sequence ATGGCTAGTCACGGCATTGAAATTCGCGGTCTTTACAAGATCTTCGGACCGCGCGGCGAAGACTATATCGAGGCAGCCAAGGCTGGCATCTCGAAGTCGGAACTCAACGAGAAACACGGCCATGTGCTCGGTCTCAAGGACATCAACATTTCCATGCCGGCCGGTGGCATCACCGTTGTCATGGGCCTGTCGGGTTCCGGAAAGTCGACACTCATTCGCCACATCAACCGGCTGATCGAGCCGACCGCCGGCGAAGTGCTCTATGACAATGTCGATGTCTGCCGCATGACGCAGCTTGAGCTGCGCGATTTCCGGCGTCAGAAAACGGCAATGGTCTTCCAGAAGTTCGCCCTTCTGCCGCATCGTACCGTGCTGGAAAACACCGTTTACGGCCTTGACATCCAGGGCATGGATCGCTCGAAGAGCGAGGCCATCGGTCGCCGCTGGATCGAGCGCGTCGGGCTGACCGGTTTCGAAAAACACTATCCCAACCAGCTGTCTGGCGGCATGCAGCAGCGTGTCGGCCTTGCCCGTGCGCTGTCCAACGACGCAGACATCCTGCTGATGGACGAGGCCTATTCGGCCCTCGATCCGTTGATCCGCGTCGACATGCAGACCGTGTTGCTCGACCTGCAGCAGGAACTGAAGAAGACGGTTGTCTTCATCACCCACGATCTCGACGAGGCGCTGCGCCTCGGCGACAAGATCGCCATCCTGCGCGATGGCGAGGTGATTCAGCAGGGCTCGGGCCAGGAAATCGTCTTGAAGCCCGCCGACGACTACATCAGTTCCTTCGTCAAGGAGGTCAATCGCGGCCGCGTCATTCGCGTCGATACCATCATGTCGCCCTTTGTCGGGGCAGCCGAGGGCATCGCCATCCCGCGCAGCACGGTTCTTGAATCCGCAGCCAAGCTGATGATCGAGGTCAACCAGACCAGCGCCAAGGTCGTCGATGATCGTGGCGCACCGATCGGCATGATCGATCTTCAGCAGATCATCTCGTCCATGGTCACCCCGGTGAACCATGAGGAAAAGCCGCTCGCAGCCGCCTGA
- a CDS encoding ABC transporter permease: protein MASVLCNYVPELLCKFPQIDQTLMREARKLIDDNFKAFVRAYGYILDAAVQPLQWFLNWLQELFVATPWFIVILVMTLIVYVASRNGKIAVGTAVSMLAIGFVGLWEDTMVTLAMVTVCTLISIVVGIPIGILMARSERVQSIINPILDVMQTMPSFVYLIPVVMIFGIGKVPGLIAVVMYAVPPMIRLTNLGIRLVDREVLEAADAFGSSPSQKLFNVQIPLALPTVMAGINQTIMMSLAMVVVASMIGVGGLGKNVLQAISNQFLTIGFLNGFALVVIAIIFDRTSQAYGKRLQRHTEVVHG, encoded by the coding sequence ATGGCTTCAGTCCTATGCAATTACGTGCCGGAATTGCTGTGCAAATTTCCGCAGATCGATCAGACCCTGATGCGCGAGGCGCGCAAACTGATCGATGATAACTTCAAGGCCTTCGTCCGTGCCTACGGCTATATTCTCGATGCTGCGGTGCAGCCGCTGCAATGGTTTCTGAACTGGCTGCAGGAACTGTTCGTCGCCACGCCCTGGTTCATCGTCATTCTCGTCATGACATTGATCGTCTATGTCGCCAGCCGCAATGGCAAGATTGCCGTCGGCACCGCTGTGTCGATGCTGGCGATCGGCTTTGTCGGCCTGTGGGAAGACACGATGGTCACGCTGGCCATGGTCACGGTCTGTACGTTGATTTCGATCGTCGTCGGCATTCCGATCGGCATCCTGATGGCCCGCTCGGAACGTGTTCAGTCGATCATCAATCCGATCCTCGACGTCATGCAGACCATGCCGAGCTTCGTCTACCTGATCCCGGTCGTGATGATCTTCGGCATCGGCAAGGTGCCTGGCCTGATCGCCGTCGTCATGTATGCGGTTCCGCCGATGATCCGCCTCACCAATCTCGGCATTCGCCTCGTCGACCGCGAAGTCCTGGAGGCGGCCGATGCCTTCGGCTCATCGCCCAGCCAGAAGCTGTTCAACGTGCAGATCCCGCTTGCCTTGCCAACGGTCATGGCCGGCATCAACCAGACCATCATGATGTCGCTCGCCATGGTCGTCGTCGCCTCGATGATCGGTGTCGGTGGTCTCGGCAAGAACGTGCTGCAGGCGATTTCCAACCAGTTCCTCACGATCGGCTTCCTCAACGGATTTGCGCTGGTCGTCATCGCCATCATTTTCGACCGCACCAGCCAGGCCTATGGCAAGCGACTGCAGCGTCATACGGAGGTTGTCCATGGCTAG